From Dermacentor albipictus isolate Rhodes 1998 colony chromosome 8, USDA_Dalb.pri_finalv2, whole genome shotgun sequence:
TTTTGCGTCTACTTCATTTAGTTTTGCACAGTTAATTGGCTGGCATTTATGAAAGCGcaaatttgcctgcgcttatgGGGATGTAAGCTGCTGCCGCAAGCATaaactgcagaaagcagcgtttcatgGAGTGTTGCCCGCTCCAGGCATAGggggcgacacaagtttatgcttgcgccgtcgcGGCAGAAGCTCGCAAGCGCAGGCAAAATTTGCACTTTCCTAAAAAACAGGCAATTAGCTGAACGAAGTAAAagccaaaatgcgatcgttctgcaaaaatTTGGACACAAACAGTGCGGCAAGGAGCGCAAATTTTCGGAACGCTGTATTAATAGGTGCATCTGCTACACATGTGGCAAGGTGAAGGAATTCCCTGGTGGCCTCTCAAATGCCTGTGAAACATTTGCCACAAATACACATGCAAAGTGGCTGCTAATTGCGTCGCACCTGCTACATAAGATTTCCACACTGCAGGTTGGCGAGAACGAAAAGGTACAGATTGGTTGCcgagcgagttttttttttttttctttccagtttAGCTTTTCAAAGATGTAGGCACTGGCAGGAGAGAATATTTGCATCCACTTTGCAGTCAGAGCCTTTGTATTGGTACAACAGCCCAGACTAAAGATATGGTGCCAATGTAGAAGTCAAAGAGCTACCTTGTATTCAGACATGTATTGACGTGTAGAGTACATGTGACGAAGGCTACAGTCAAAACCTTGCACAAAATCATATTGCTGCACTCGTTTCCATGCTTCGAGATCATATTTGGCGGTTGCTTCACCGATGGCATCACAGTCAAGGTTGTCTTTGCAGGTCTGGTGAGCTCGTGCAAAACAGAATGCTGACATGGAAAAGTCGTTCATAAATATCTCGGTAAAAACAGAGTGTCCTGTGGTCTGAGCACTCAAAGCTGTTAAATGAGTATTCTTTCATGGCAGCAACCTTCTGCACATGTGGACTAAACTTCCTGCACTGTCGATACATTTTCAATCAATGCTTGCAGGCATTGCTATCCGTCAGGAGAGAGCGTCtttctctttaaaaaaatgtgACGTATGCCAACATTCCAAATGTAAAATGTTTCTGGCATTactttttttcttaaagaaaTAAAGTGACACGGAAACACTTTCTGCCAACAAAAATTGGTGCCGCCACAGTGACGGAACAGACGACGGTTGTGACAATTGGGCAGCCAGTTGTCCCAAGAGACGCAGATGACGGACACAAACTTTGCTCCCACGCTGCTCCAGAAAGCGTGTTTGGTGCACGCCGAGTGGTGCCTCATCCCTCAGTCCATCCATATGGAGTAAGGGGCATCCCAGAAGCTtgcagagaaaagaaaatgtaagtGATCACTGGCTATTTCACAACACTGAGGTCTCATTAACCCTTTCCATACTGCACAAGATTTCCCAGCACTTTCCAAAAACATGGCTTGAGGATGGCAATGTTCATGGCCAGCTATATCTGTACAGGTTCCAGTGCTCTTGTCAGCGGTAGACGAAAGGTTACAGAAGCACTGGCGCATAATTTTCAAAtggtgtgtgtacgtgcgtgttttttttttttcattaactgaAGGCCTTAACTTAAGCAAAAAATACACATATGAAGATGCAACATCATGTGGTGGCTTGGCATGTTGACGTTTCGTCCCACATTTTTGTGTCGTATCCTCTTCAGGCGCCATGTCCACGTTAGAGGATGCAGTTCTGGCGAGTGGCGGCCAAGAAAAAAAGCAGTGGACACTCAACTTCGGGGGAATTGAACTCCCTGCATCGTCAAAGTGCCTCGACTTCATTTTCAATGTGCTATGTACTGCTACAGATGACCACTTTGCTGAAGGTGCTACCATGCTTGACGGGACATTCGACGCTGCCGCATACTGGCAGCAGTATAGAAGAAATCATTTGCGCAAAACGTGCCTCAAGCATGTGACTGAATTTTTTTATAGTGCGGAAACGGTGCACTACTGACTGCACAATAGTTATATAATTACTTACTCTAATTAGGATGACTCATCAGAAAATGCACAAAACACCATCCTACCACCTTCTTTTTTGGAGAGATCTGTTGAGTGCCACGGAATAAGGTAGCGTGAATTTGACCCATTTATAGACAGCCCTTCGTAATTTGCACCTGAAGGGGATATTGCAGTATTCGAAGTGCACTTTGCAAGCATGTTTCACTGCCTGTAACGATACAGCTGTCTACATCAAATTAGTGTAAATTTTTCAAGAAAGCTGGTGGCCAGAACCTGATTACGCCATTTTCATGCAGTTCTGCAGGCATCCGACTTTACATTCTTGACTTAATTTGACTAATCTTACATAACTGATTACCAGTGAATCTTGAACAGGACTGAAAGCAATTGCAATATAATGTACTACAGGATTCGTACCGAACATCTGACTCAAAATTCAAGGCCATTTCAAGGGTGATCAAGGCCAAGACTCAAGGAAGAGTGAACATAACTTATTCAGTGTAAAATAGTCAAGCCTCCTTGATCTTAGCTGAAATTTCTTGCAGCTAAACAGCTCCCGAGTTGGACATATGCTTCAAGCTCTTCAGGTCACTTTTCGAAGTTGATTTTCTCGTTGCAATGACGTCGATCGCTTTCTGGCATGATGGTTAGTATAGTGACGTTAGTCTTGAGCCAGGAGTACTCGTCATGTTTAAAATCAAACGGCTGAAAGTCGCTTTCCGCCAGGCTCGAAAAATCTTTCGAGCCATAGTGACCGAAAAATGGAGCCATGATGGCTGCAGTGTAAATTAGCTGTCAAGGCAACAAAATGGTTGCATGGGGTGGTCGCTTTACTTGACTTTGTCTAGCTCCACAATGGCAATGGCGACTTAAGCAAGCCTGCCACAGGTGGCTGTGGACACACCACATTGCTATAGTTTAGCGACACTCTCGAAATAAATTTTCTACGATTGTTTTCTCAATGGACAGTGTACGTGGCATTGCCGCTATGCGGAGTTTGTTACTTTTAATGTTCGAAAGCTGCCCTTGATTTCAGttttcaaaaaatggctgtggcttaggtaaggttaagcccaggatgcgaagcatactagcctttattttagttgttgaaccactgtttagcctggtgaactgctgttgctcggctagacgaagaaacaactcatgcattactgcttcgccttcaagagtggaacgcgacagcgttcccgtcgacccgccaaggggtgtaagagaacgggctacagggcagcgactacgcgccccgcattggacgcggtgagcgtcgagcaaagcagcgttcggcgcggcaacgaaatgtgcgcctgagcaagagacgcacgccttagaaacagcttgtttctaaggcaacaccgcattcactagaggcgcttttgtaccgctatgaagcatcgtactcgtggctcagtggtagcgtctccgtcccacactccggagaccctggttcgattcccacccagcccgtcttgcaagagttgagccaaagccacttctcctctgtcgtgacgtcacggtgtcacgtggtttcatggcgacaccgccgcgcctgaggagctgggttgagctctcgtaatatgcttcgcataaaaatatatgTTTTTTCATGGAGTCTTAAGGGTCCTTAAATCTCTTTTACCATTCTTGAGGATTTTCTATGACTTCAAAGAGGTGTTCGAACCCTGTGGTCAAGATGCTGGAGTGCAGGGGAATATGTAGGGTATGTACACGTAAACGCTACACAGCATAGAGTTCtgtccagttttctttttttttttccaaagtgcTAGTCTTGGTCTCCCTGCACCGTAGCATTAGACAAAGTGAAGGCCAACCATGACATGACAGTGCAAATGTACCAGATAGAAACGCTTCATCAGACAGACACACGACAGCTTCGTAACAGCATGTGTGTTGGGTGTTGGCACTAACACAATCGACCAGGACCCCAGACAAACATCGGGAGTTAGACCAGCCATCGTGCACCATGTCCACCGAGGTGCCACCTACCTGTCGGGATTGTAGGGAATACCAGGGGGAAGCTCGACATTGCACGGGATCCGGTTCTCTGGACTGTCCTGTCCGCAACAAGGCTGCAACACTTCGGCCGGCCGTTTCCTTCGGGGCCTGGCCACTATCGGTCCGTGCACTTCAGCACGGTTTCGCTGGCACTCGGCAACTGCCACTCTGCGGACTTCGAGACGATCGTGCTGGTACCCGTCCTCCGCTGCTTCATTCGAGTCCAGCTGGCTCTGGTGGTCCGCTATTCTGGTCACTGCACTGGTCACCGCACTGCCGGCGTGTTGCACACTGAGGCTCTCCTGCAGACACTTTCCCACAGTCTTCTGGAGTTTCACAAAGTGCTTATTCCACGAAGTGTGGGGGTGCCTCTGGCGATGTTTCTTTCTGCGGCCTGGATCGTGCGATGTGCCTAACCTGGGGACGGGCGCTGAGATGTGTGAGTCTTCTTCCGGTGCGTCCTTCACGTGAGTTGAGGGTTCCTGCATAAGGCATGCTTACTCTAAATTTCTTTAGTACAGATCGAATAGAAAACAAGTTATGGCTGTCCTACGGACCAATCAGGCAGGTCACCTTAGGAAAACTAGAAGTAATGAAGACATTGATTGTTTTTGTTAGATACCTGCTAGAAGGTTTATAGTGCAGGCTAAGGCAAGTCGTGGTGTGTTTTTCGTTATGTTTACATAACAATGTCATCACTTCGAGGCTAAGttcaattcttttttcttttttggcactaTATGTCAATATGTAATAACCTTTTGTAAATAACAATCTGCTGTACTCTCAATGGAAGGTGTCCAATGATTAAAACGTGCGAAGAACAAACTTTCAAACATGGGCATTCACTCCATGTTCGGCTTCTTGCCCGCTCTGCGGCCGTGTATTGAATACAGCCTTCATGGGCACTCGCCACCGTCACGAGAAGAGAatccgttttcttcttttctatggAGCAGATTGCTACCAAACTTGTAGATGCGCTTCTTTATATGTCTAGGAACCCAAAATAAACACAATATGAAAATGTGCTTTTCTGGAGAAAATCACAATTTTAGCCCCGCATCCACCCTTAAGGaatgaagacaagtccactaaagaaaaaaaaaatgtcagtcaTCTGACTGTAGCACGGAGTTACAAAGTAAACCCACATGGCCTGCCAAAGCTGCCTAACTGTGAATATTCGCTAAAATCCTGCGGGCACAACCCCATAAAGCGAGGATTGCGTGCATTCATCTTTTTTAACTCTCCCTGAGCACATACTTCTTTCGGGATACATAAGCACAATATCAATGATGATGGACACAGCACAGAACCAGCATCAAACTTGAAACAGTACAAAGTGAAAAGCAACACGctgctttcttattttttgcttttttgagcCACTTTGAAGATTCTGCCTGCTTTAGGAACTTGTCCGAATAAACCTGCTCGAAGCAGGCGCCTCTCTGGTGTTTCCCATTTGCAGGACTTTCAAAGGTGTGGTCAGACACCAATGAGCCAATCTTTTTTTGCAAGCAGAACCTATTTTTAATAAATATAGACCAAACATCAGTGAAATCATAGAGCAAGCCCAAATTTGGAAAAATTATGCCaaattcgggagagttggcaggtatggttCCCTGAAGAAGGGCAGTTTCACCAGAACGGTGAAGGCGTTCACAGTGATAGCAAAGTCTAGCATTGCACTTGGACGGTGTGCAAAGTACATGCAGGTGTGACATCTTGGCACGATGCAATACGCAAGGCAATTCCTGCTGGGCAGTAGGAACAGCACCCTGGCAGGTACCGGGCATCCCACAACGCAGGCACGATGAAGAGCACTGCAAATGTCACACCTCAATGGTTGGTGCACGGGATGAGACCGACAGGAAAACCGTCAATGCTCGGGAAAATGCATGATGCGTCTCCAAGCACTGGCCTGCACATGGGAAACTCTTGAGGGTGCTCGATAATGCCTCTTCAAACATGTGTCTAACTGCTGCagcacaagatatatatatatatatatagccgcaaCGTCAAGCCAATGACAGCGAAGATTTACCaagagtgcccatataattgctgctGCAATAAAAGCCTTGCAGTAAGAAAAAACATCCATGCTGGTTCGGGGGTCTATCCCGGGTTCAAGGGATGGTcactctaccacctgagctaaccaggaagcTAGTAGATTGCAGAGTGAGGTCAAATTAATTAAAAACTAGACGCACAGAGACACTAAGGCATATCGATTCtacggaaacccacaaggtgaaGGAAGTATCGCGAAAGAGGAAAACTGTCATCCACAAAGCTAGGAGCACtagcatgaatttttttttcaactgtgaaaCATTGcaagaaacccgtacgggtttccttcgTAACTTTTCACTGCTCCCGGTGGATGGTAATTTCACCTTTGATGAGCCTTCTTCCTCCATCTTGCAgatttccacagaactgatttgcatCCGACAAATTCATTACAGCCGAGCTCGACGTGGATACCAAAGTAACATGGCCAGGTACACATGCCCAATAATTGAAAAATTCCAGGCTTTCCCCAGTGGTAGGCACCCTGACTCAGCTTACAAGGTCTCCTACCTGTGCCTGGCTCTTCTTCCTCTGTTCCTTGGGCATAAGATCGCCAAGCTGCTTGCCCAGCAGGGCCATGTGGTAGCGGTCCTGTCTGAGCGCTGCCCTCAGATCACTGCACTTCGCTTCCAGAGGCAGGAGCAGCGCTTTCACGTCCTTGTCTAGCCGCTCGCCAACTTGCTGAGTCACGGCCTCGGCCAGTTCGTTGTAGCTCAGCAGAACCCAGTTTGGACACTCGGTCACTGCATCCAGTGACGGGGACGAGGGCGCCACAGGGAACGCACCAGGGCCTCTGCTAACTGCACGTTTGATCAACGTTTCATTGTTGCTGCTATTTTTTGCGAGGGCTTAATGTAGCGGTCACTTGgccctttaaccctttcagggtcagtGGTGTAAATATACGGCACCACGAACAAGTTCAAAATGGTTGATGCCGTTTACGGCGCCGTCTGAACGTTTGGAAAGCACGGCATTCTTTTCTGTCAtttgctgccactatgtgggaatacagggaattttttccACGCACCTACCTCTCTCACTTTTTGTTGCAtagtttgttttagagctagtttgctcccgtgcatctatatactaccgcttgcGCATTAGCGCGCGGGCAGGCGGCAGTTTGGATTTTGCTCTGTGGGCAGTTTCGACTTCTTGCGCTtccaaaactgatggctatctcgttactaatcgctcaaagggcgactgcttgtttctcgctcgtttagtgctcacaggggtgcgcataggaaggatgtcACCGAGCATGCTTtctgttgcttcttttttttgggggggggactTGTggaaactaattgcctctggtttggaagtttgtcacacgttttgcttttatgacaggcacacaaccacacagttctCTTGAGTGAGTGCAactatgcagttcgattacgctatggatgcacatattagtgtaagagcaggaaaatttgagtcttgcaaaatattcttgtgtgcgcattttcaaagccttgttatgtgtataacaatgcaccaaatttttaactcttacaagtttatttccttttttattgttgttattcatgaatgaagagtacatatataccaacgcaaaatatttttttctcgctttacaGTCGCCCTggaaaattacggtaaatttttttcgacataagtccctaagaagaattggaatctgcaataaaaaaaatcgaccctgggcggtcgcatgtggcgaaaaaaatcgacgcTCAAAGGGTTAAGGACAAGACATACAAGTGCCACCCGAAAAAGTGTTCAATTTCCATCTACAAGTGCAAAATGCATCCAGAATAAGCAtgatcaacaaaaagaaaaaaaaattgtttcacaGAAGCTTTTTCGCTCATAGAAGGAAAACACCAGGCAGGAAACTGGTGGGCTTCATTCCAAGCCACCTATTGCTTTGTGTAGAGCTTGTACACACAGCTCTCGCCACGTGCAAACCATACGTGTATACTTACATTTACACTGCATTACGTGTCTGATACCAGTGCAGCCGGAAAATTTGCATAGGTCTGTCTCCTCGGACCATGATTTCAAAAGAAAGTGGGTCACGTGCAAAATTTATTCTTTCTGGTACGGCAGACCTGCCCTAAGCCAACAGCggcgcttgctgcctgtcattcagtgttggccaaatACCGTTAGCCAGAAACTCCACACTCAATATCGAAACACAGTAAGAAAAACATTGTGTTCTGGTTTGTTGCCTGGTTCTAGTTGTAGACAACAGTCGGCCATAACTGGGTTAACCTTTTCTGGTCGAGTGATTCATGCAGGAATCACTATGCTAAACAAGGAATATGTGACATGTCAAAAAGAAAAGCTGGAACTACCTTGAGAACTTGGAGTGCCAGCAACGCTGATTACGTAACTAATTTTGACCTAGTGCTGCATATCACCGGTCCTCCTTGAAACAATAGAGCCCTATACCACGTCATATCAATCCCTATGCCCTCTCCTAAAAAGTGCAACAGCGTAGTTTCGGTTACAGTACAAAGAGCTAAGGCGCTGAAGATGCATGTTTTGGTCGCAGCGCTTTGGGTCTGGCgtaaatattaaaaataaataagtgCAGACGTTCCAATGTATTTGAAAACATACTAAAAGAAATATGCCGTGAGCACCAGTGCACTTGCCAAAACTGAAATCACGTGGCCTGCGCCCCGTGCGGTAATTGCTTAATTCCATTTCATAGGTCTTGTCAGACCTATGACGCGGTATTCTGCCAGTTCTGCGATTTACCTGAGCGTATATGTACACATTGCACGCAACTTACGTCATTTGTTATAGGCATCATCTGGCTGCACGGCCTGTGGTGTACTGACGAGCATTTCCCTGAGTCACGCGTGCACTTTGCGTGACAGCTACGCTGCGGAGCGCGTTTACCTTTAACTGCGAGTTCGTCCGGATGGGACTATGCTTGCCCCATCCGAGGATGAGCTTAGCTTTGGCTGGCAGAGCTTTCGAGACATCTAATGGATTATTCAAGTAACGGAAGTTTACTGTATATGTTTACCTTTAATAGCCCACATAAAAAATAAGAACGGTGAGCACACATTTCCACAAGCCGGCTTTGTTTTTCCCTTTGTGTATGGCTTCTGGGTTTTCTGAGATTTCAAAgggattacgagcaataaaaacagcgctaaacgacgggacgagtgaagggacacagacaacggcgctgactaacaaccaaagtgtgttttcgGATATATTTCGTTTTCGGATATATTTTTCGGATATATATTTTCGGATATATTTCGTTTTCGGATATATTTTCATTTGACGACTTTGGCTTCCAAGCTTGAGTTGTCAAGTGACACTGATGGAGTGAAGGAGATGTCCCCTGTGGAGTTTTCACTCACTGTCTGAGAAGTCTAAGTCGGAAGTGCCTGATTGTTCGATCCTCTCCAAAATCCTGTCAGCTGTTGCATCACTGACACAGGGCCTATGTTCTGCAAAAATATACCTGAACGTCGTTATTACTTCTGCAAACACAACTAACCATCTCATCTTTTCGTTGAAATGATGGGAGACCCCGTGTGACATTCCGTGAAGGTTTTGTTGTGGTTGAGGCCCAATGTCGAATATATTGGACGTCACAATATACACAAACCAGACAAAAAGATGAATGAACTCGGTGCTCACATGCTAGTTTCTTTGTATCCCTTCAGCCATCACAAATGCCAAAAATGCTTTGGAACACTTTGTTGCATGCATAAGTTCCTGTAACTTCACTGACTTCTTCAATGAGCGCCGTAAAATGAGCTCGCACTGAATTTCGGCATTTTGAAAGCTCCCAATTTGGCAGGAAACAACTTCAACCAGGCCTCCAGGTGGCAGAACATGTCCAAATGCGAGTCCGAAAACTGTTTTTCACTGGTCTGTGCTGTTTCTATAGCTGCTGCACCAAGAATTCTGTTGTCAAATATGTCGGACAAATGTTCCATTGGTGGGACTCCCGGAGATAACATTTGCCTATTTATGCCATGGCACGGCAGAAGTGAACTTTTTTTCAATGTGGGCGCCTCTCGAGAACTGTGTTTTCTACTGCGCAGGCGCTTAGGACAGTTACAATGTGGCTTTGTGGGCGGAGCTAGTACTGAATTCTTAGGTTGTTACCAAGTATGGTGTCCCACCCAACTAGAAGCAACCAAACGCATACTGCAAACAAGCACAGACGTACGGAAAGCTCACCTTCATAAGCCAGTAGATCCATGGAGTCATCACAGCTGGGGTGAGGGTGGTTGGCAGGTTCTTCTTTTACACGCATCATTGGTTGGTCCAGGCCAGAAACCTAAATTACAAAAGCATTGAGCACCTTTCCAGGCCTTACCAGGAGTGTTGTGCCAGGTCAACCACTTTTGGGGACACAATCACTTAACAAGATTTCATATGACTCGGTGCCAGACGTGTCGGTGTCTACAAGCAACAGCGTTTCCAACACCGTGCCAAGACGGCGTGCTTGGAATACTGTTCTGCATATAAGCCAAGTAATGCGAAATCTCACAAAAGTGATAAAATCCCCCAAAGTTATTGGCCAAAAATACAGCCCTATTTGAATTTTTTGCACTGCTTACCTGTTCATATTCTTCGACGTTACCTTTTACTACAGCGTAGCTTTCGCCGTTCTCTCGATTTCCTGCTGGACTACCTTCCACTTCAACAACAGGTTCATTCTCGTCTCTTGGTTCCTCTTTAATGCCCTTTGCGATGTTGTTGAGGTGACTGGAATGCCGATTCTCGTCTGCCCAAGGATGAAACAGCTGCGCGTGGTTGCCGGCGTCAAATGAGTGCTCAAGCCTTTTCTCCTCCTCGCATGTCATCATCACTTGGTCACCGCCAAAGGAGACCTGAAACATTGGACTCTGAAGTTGTTCTGTACGTGAACACCTTGCCACATTCGATTCCATGGTGTTCTCTTCAACTTTTATCGAAATGTTCCCATGGTTCTCTTCACTCTCTGGCAATCTGCTTTTGTCATCAGAATTGGATCCTTCTCTGTATATTGCTTCTTCCTCGATGTGTCCCAACATGTTGCTGGAACAAACAAAATGGCCCATTAATGTAAACCAGCTGTCAAAAGATTTATTGGCCTAAAAATTCCTTCAAGGTTTCACATGAGGTATTTGGCGAGGAGACGTCATACAAATAAATGGAAACAGCAATATTCCCATGTGCAACATAACATAATAGACATTTTTAGAATAATGTTGGCAAGCAAATGCAAATGCATTTCGTAAGTGAAGAAAATGCATTGTCTTCACGCCCCATGCTCCATACGTTTTTGGGTTTCTGTGGTTTGCATATGTTAGCATACGTTCTCTAGAGAGTTTAACGTGCATAACATTTATGCACACTAAGAAATAGTGTGCATGTCGAAATGTCAAACATGGCGGTACCTGTGGCTTTTCCTTTAGCATGAATTGTTGTGCTGTTGCTACACTCGTGATATTGCTGATTGCCAGTAACTGCCGAGATGAGCTTTGGCCTTCTCTAAGCTCACCTGAAATGCTTGTTATGAATGCCGAGCATGTCCAATTTCTGACATTGTTCAGCAATTTTTGCCACAGCACCGCACAGACtagagcttcttttttttccctggatTCATGCctcaggggaggggggggggggggggctatttcgtaagtgtccacctagtggtcATGCCCGTTTCATGTGCTGCTGAAGTGTCGATTGGTTGGGAGTGCCTGTCTTGTTCCGACACCTACCCCTGCCCAGCTAATCCAAACTTCGGCAGCAGATGAAACAGAAGTAGGTGGACATTTACAGAATACTTCCCCTGATGTCTTCGGGCCTGGGCTGGGCTTGGACTTGAAGCCGCGAGACAAGGCTGGGCACATTCACTGATGGGCCTAAGTTAATGCTCCAAGTGTTTTGGAAGAACTCAACTCGCTAACATAATGCTGATTAATTTTGCATTCAACAAGCCAGCTCATCAATGGCAATAATCTGTtttcaaaggagaaaaaaaagaaagaattaaaaaattttCTCCCTTTCATGTACATTCCTCCAACTTCCACAGCattgatttgccatattcatGTCTTTTTCATGTTAGCTGTACACTTCTatcggttgaaaaaaaaaaaaagaagaaagatattTCTGGAAATGTTTTATTGGCACTGCAGTTTTATTGTCATCACTTTTGATTTACCATCAAACCAATTAAAATATTAAGTCATGTGCACAGAGTTCCTCCGGTGTGCCCTGGCTGGGCCTGGTCATGTACGCACAAGCCAGCCCTTGCTGGTCATGCAAGTGTGGGCCCAGGCCGGGCCATAGCTTTGACCCACGAGCCCTGGCTCAGGCTCCGAAAATCAGGCCTTTGCTCTGCTCTGATTTTGGCGCCCATTGAGTTTTTTTGCCTGATGGGACGTGTCGGGAAAGAAATAACAAGATATCCCTGCTAATAGACTGTcatggcttggatatgtttggcaggAGGCAAAAGGTGACACCCTGTCTTTTAACATCTTGAATGACTGTGTTCCCACACGTTAAACTAAAGCTCTCCAATGGATGCACTCCGTGGCGTCCCACAAAGGGCTTGCGCTTAACATACATCAGGCATAGAATGCTATTCTAAGACTGTCTAAAAACATTAAAGCTCCGAACATCGGAAAAGGCTAGTACAAATAGTATAGACATGCTGAGTGAAAggaatggtgaaaaaaaaaaacgactgaaAAGGACAGGTTACAAACTTCAAAACTTTCATTTGACATGCGTCTTCCCAATCTGATGAGGTGTCAAATCATCGATTTCACATCGAAGACAAAAAGGCAAAAACATGCCTGTGAGGCAGAGAGAACAAGAACACTGTACAGAAGTGGTCACTCCAGTGCCGCTCAAACAGCAGTAATATAAGAATAGGAAAGCAATAACACAGACCAGAAAGTACAACTATACAGTGCACTAATGCACATAATCACAAACAATAAATAATAGTGCACTAACACATAAATTATGATGAACTACACATTGCTACTGTTTTCAAGCAGAACTGAATGGCTAAGCATTGCTCAAAACATAAATCGTAGCACTTTTTAAGCACTTTTCCAGATTATGTTGCTATATGGTTGAACCACCTCccaactttcttttattttgtttctatAGTGTCATTTTCGGAATTTTAGCAATTCTCTGCCGAAAAGCTTTCGGCATCTGCCATCTCTCTTGCACTATACTAGCCAAGTGTATGCTTTTTAGTTTACCTTTTACACACTCCCTAACTTTGCCTGCACTTGGAACGTGCAAGCTCACCCAACAATGCGTGCCAATGCTGCAGAATATTAACTTTCCAGTGACCAATCAATATCTCGGTGTGCTAGCTCTTCACGAATGAATGTTGCCTACAGGTaacacaccagaaaaaaaaaagttttgcttgCCAGGACTCGGTTTCAGTGCATAGTCTCTGGATAAATGTCTCTTGCCAGCACTGAATGAGAACCACTAAGTGTCGTTTGTTAGATTAAAGCAGGAAGACAAGATGAGGAAGAAACTTGGCACGCAACTCGCTTTCATTTGAAACCACGAAAAGAACACACAAA
This genomic window contains:
- the LOC139048830 gene encoding uncharacterized protein, yielding MDAGTPVQLALLETHAIWPLGFYVWLPSVPVKEEANTDNMLGHIEEEAIYREGSNSDDKSRLPESEENHGNISIKVEENTMESNVARCSRTEQLQSPMFQVSFGGDQVMMTCEEEKRLEHSFDAGNHAQLFHPWADENRHSSHLNNIAKGIKEEPRDENEPVVEVEGSPAGNRENGESYAVVKGNVEEYEQVSGLDQPMMRVKEEPANHPHPSCDDSMDLLAYEVSRGPGAFPVAPSSPSLDAVTECPNWVLLSYNELAEAVTQQVGERLDKDVKALLLPLEAKCSDLRAALRQDRYHMALLGKQLGDLMPKEQRKKSQAQEPSTHVKDAPEEDSHISAPVPRLGTSHDPGRRKKHRQRHPHTSWNKHFVKLQKTVGKCLQESLSVQHAGSAVTSAVTRIADHQSQLDSNEAAEDGYQHDRLEVRRVAVAECQRNRAEVHGPIVARPRRKRPAEVLQPCCGQDSPENRIPCNVELPPGIPYNPDSFWDAPYSIWMD